One window of the Shewanella khirikhana genome contains the following:
- a CDS encoding multiheme c-type cytochrome — protein sequence MKPWKSRTALSVLLSLGSVALSGAAVAASEGDPGYGNKNMGKSAQKVIANPDLTEESKGVKTLQDYIVQEKELFDFLFQNHPVFKYAEEGRIKGTYRISDRGEEYLDQGNSQKYSERVGRPMAVQYRLGAKSILDYPNKFVGPEKCGECHAVQYEKWKRSRHAKTIRFPGDHPEVDNDLKQKMYGSEASILPDGVTAEAIYATVGTPRTKYGFIDSYLVRGSYHIKDGLLKDGTGTLVAGGNQFSRGWAEWLTPEMAKKINKAIPGFPTEMKDFGASGSHQWGMTSYGAKYEKDFLFQPASSYCEVCHTFKFDFQSKDEFLSALGDPKKLQEHTISKGIACEECHGAGGHLDGGVGGGMPSNCERCHQRFNFIDELADTPQGKEKMEYAFNVKMKSACPSCGTEGSQMFMSAHYDKGMRCATCHDPHEVTGNDWQSGFTKPTLKKECTDCHTVQAEVAKNTDTHSNSTCTSCHMPNMGSCENFTAIQYPDQAGFDAVRKSHLWKIDVSPDRKTLNPPEGKPRESTTKGWTVAQDENGHGYLDLMWSCARTAISDHSVVEGKGCHSQFQSELEVGLHFEDQMEIYGEVMKWQTPVKEVFEKVEQALVRIDKLMEVTVLNVDDKTQVLLLTDKARDTVDMVRKDGSWGVHGPRYIQKRLDAALTYVTQAQNILDASGTTAKTL from the coding sequence ATGAAACCATGGAAATCCAGGACGGCACTGTCAGTGCTGTTAAGCCTGGGTAGCGTCGCCTTATCCGGCGCTGCCGTTGCGGCCTCTGAAGGGGACCCGGGCTATGGCAATAAGAACATGGGCAAGTCTGCCCAGAAGGTCATTGCCAATCCGGATCTGACCGAAGAAAGCAAGGGCGTGAAAACCCTGCAGGACTACATTGTTCAGGAAAAAGAGCTGTTTGACTTCCTGTTCCAGAACCACCCTGTATTCAAGTACGCCGAAGAAGGCCGTATCAAGGGGACCTACCGTATTTCTGACCGGGGTGAAGAATACCTCGATCAGGGCAATAGCCAGAAATACAGTGAGCGCGTTGGCCGCCCAATGGCGGTGCAATACCGTTTGGGTGCCAAGTCGATTCTTGATTATCCCAACAAGTTTGTTGGCCCCGAGAAGTGCGGTGAGTGTCACGCGGTGCAGTACGAGAAGTGGAAACGCTCCCGTCACGCCAAGACTATCCGCTTCCCGGGCGATCACCCTGAGGTGGATAACGACCTCAAGCAAAAAATGTATGGCTCAGAGGCATCTATCCTGCCTGATGGCGTGACCGCCGAAGCCATTTACGCCACCGTGGGTACACCACGTACCAAGTACGGCTTTATCGACAGCTATCTGGTGCGCGGCAGCTACCACATCAAAGATGGTCTGCTCAAAGACGGCACCGGCACCCTGGTGGCGGGCGGTAACCAGTTTTCCCGTGGCTGGGCCGAATGGCTGACCCCGGAAATGGCCAAGAAAATCAACAAGGCGATTCCTGGCTTCCCAACCGAAATGAAGGACTTTGGCGCCAGTGGCTCCCACCAGTGGGGCATGACCTCCTATGGTGCCAAGTACGAAAAAGACTTCCTGTTCCAGCCTGCCAGTTCCTACTGCGAGGTGTGCCATACCTTTAAGTTTGACTTCCAGAGCAAGGATGAATTCTTAAGCGCCCTGGGCGACCCCAAGAAGCTGCAGGAACACACCATCAGTAAAGGTATCGCCTGTGAAGAGTGTCACGGCGCCGGTGGTCACCTCGACGGCGGTGTGGGCGGCGGTATGCCATCCAACTGTGAACGTTGTCACCAGCGGTTCAACTTTATCGATGAACTGGCAGACACCCCACAGGGCAAGGAAAAGATGGAGTACGCCTTCAACGTGAAGATGAAGTCGGCCTGTCCATCCTGTGGTACCGAAGGCTCGCAAATGTTCATGTCGGCTCACTACGACAAGGGCATGCGCTGCGCTACCTGTCACGACCCTCACGAAGTGACCGGCAACGATTGGCAGTCAGGCTTCACCAAGCCAACCCTCAAGAAAGAATGTACCGACTGTCACACAGTGCAGGCGGAAGTGGCCAAAAACACCGACACCCACAGCAACAGCACCTGTACCAGCTGTCACATGCCCAACATGGGCAGCTGTGAGAACTTCACCGCCATTCAGTATCCGGATCAGGCCGGTTTCGATGCGGTGCGTAAGTCTCACCTGTGGAAGATTGACGTGAGCCCTGACCGCAAGACCCTCAACCCACCGGAAGGCAAGCCACGGGAATCCACCACCAAGGGCTGGACTGTGGCCCAGGACGAGAACGGCCATGGCTACCTCGACCTGATGTGGAGCTGTGCCCGTACTGCGATTTCCGACCACTCAGTGGTGGAAGGCAAGGGCTGTCACAGCCAGTTCCAGTCTGAGCTGGAAGTTGGCCTGCACTTCGAAGACCAGATGGAAATCTACGGCGAAGTGATGAAGTGGCAGACCCCGGTGAAAGAGGTGTTCGAGAAGGTGGAACAGGCACTGGTACGCATCGACAAACTGATGGAAGTGACTGTGCTGAACGTGGATGACAAGACCCAGGTATTGCTGCTGACCGACAAGGCCCGCGATACCGTCGACATGGTCCGTAAAGACGGTTCATGGGGTGTTCACGGCCCACGCTATATCCAGAAACGTCTGGATGCGGCCCTGACCTACGTCACCCAGGCCCAGAACATTCTGGATGCCAGCGGCACTACCGCCAAAACCCTGTAA
- a CDS encoding tetratricopeptide repeat protein codes for MTLLIVLIAISLLVPAALAFGHLRASAGGEATDAWLPISLVCLLLPLAAAMYAGQGAFGQWQTARVDERIDYQLAGRITEARRELEARPGDVVVMRKLAGLYSEGSRYSEAASLWQQVRLLEGEKSELFTREAEALYYRDGRILSQTSSGLIARALAIDPFDLQSRLLLATAFYQAGAFSAARGQWQWLLDSNVGETRREAIERAIARVDARIEARVEARLKDNRVNP; via the coding sequence ATGACGCTGCTGATAGTGCTCATCGCCATAAGTTTGCTGGTCCCTGCCGCGCTGGCATTCGGTCATCTGCGTGCCAGCGCCGGGGGCGAGGCCACCGACGCCTGGCTGCCCATCTCCCTGGTGTGCCTGTTGCTGCCGCTGGCGGCAGCCATGTACGCCGGGCAGGGGGCCTTTGGGCAGTGGCAAACGGCAAGAGTAGATGAGCGTATCGACTATCAGCTGGCTGGCCGTATCACAGAGGCGCGCCGCGAGCTGGAAGCCCGGCCCGGCGATGTCGTAGTGATGCGAAAGCTCGCCGGACTTTACAGCGAGGGCAGCCGCTACAGTGAGGCCGCGAGTCTGTGGCAGCAAGTGCGTTTGCTTGAAGGGGAAAAGAGCGAACTTTTCACCCGCGAAGCCGAGGCACTCTACTACCGTGATGGCCGCATCTTAAGCCAAACCAGCTCTGGGCTTATCGCCCGCGCCCTGGCTATCGACCCCTTTGATTTGCAAAGCCGCCTGCTGCTGGCCACCGCCTTTTATCAGGCCGGTGCCTTCAGTGCCGCCCGAGGGCAGTGGCAATGGCTGCTGGACAGCAACGTAGGGGAAACCAGGCGCGAGGCCATAGAACGCGCAATTGCCCGTGTCGATGCCCGTATCGAGGCTCGTGTCGAAGCCAGGCTGAAAGATAACAGGGTCAATCCATGA
- a CDS encoding 4Fe-4S dicluster domain-containing protein, translating to MSEHLSRRRFLIGACSAALLPMGCTSREDAETGGHKPHYVMVFDQNKCVGCGECKTACNQANGLPEGQSRLLLEQQSGRVEGKPCPHCGKLKCDCERKFVRVSCQQCKDAPCVTVCPTGAAMRDPATGVVTMDEGKCAGCKYCIGACPYNARFINTATKVADNCDFCLESRLSKGLLPACVESCRHDALVFGDINDPDSYVSKLLAVKDSVRIKPHLGTEPSLRYIPIVKTGV from the coding sequence GTGAGTGAACATCTATCGCGGCGCCGGTTTTTGATCGGTGCCTGCTCGGCAGCCCTGCTGCCCATGGGATGTACCAGCCGCGAGGACGCCGAAACCGGCGGCCACAAGCCGCACTACGTAATGGTGTTCGACCAGAACAAGTGTGTCGGCTGCGGCGAATGTAAAACTGCCTGCAATCAGGCTAATGGCTTGCCCGAAGGCCAGTCGCGGCTGTTGCTTGAGCAGCAGTCCGGCCGGGTGGAAGGTAAGCCTTGCCCCCACTGCGGCAAGCTCAAGTGTGACTGCGAGCGCAAGTTCGTGCGGGTGTCCTGCCAGCAGTGTAAGGACGCGCCCTGCGTGACCGTATGCCCCACCGGCGCCGCCATGCGTGACCCGGCTACCGGCGTGGTCACCATGGATGAAGGCAAGTGTGCCGGCTGCAAGTATTGCATCGGTGCCTGCCCCTACAACGCGCGCTTTATCAACACGGCAACCAAGGTGGCCGATAACTGCGACTTCTGCCTCGAAAGCCGCCTGTCGAAAGGACTGCTGCCCGCCTGCGTGGAGAGCTGCCGTCACGACGCGCTGGTGTTTGGCGACATCAATGACCCGGACTCTTACGTCAGCAAGCTGCTGGCGGTGAAAGACTCGGTCAGGATCAAGCCACACCTTGGCACCGAGCCGAGCCTGCGTTACATCCCCATTGTGAAAACAGGAGTCTGA
- a CDS encoding heme lyase CcmF/NrfE family subunit → MLAEIGHYLLILATTVGLGGGCLMVSGQWQPRYTRYLCQLSQTLAWMGATLWLGAMLILALCFLTDDFSVAYVANHSNSGLPPVFKVAALWGSHEGSLLLWAGLLGLFAVMFFKSQPGLGLSQWLLAGFGLVIVFSANPFARLLPGVPAEGRDLNPVLQDIGLILHPPMLFIGYVFLCLIFVAVLAALWQPPTAAQQPAARKQLRTLTLLGWLFLTGGNVLGSWWAYNELGWGGWWFWDPVENAAFIPWLLTTALLHSLCGKGVSVTGRAIQLLAIAAFGTCLLGSFLVRSGIVQSVHAFASSPERGTSLLALIGACLIPALWLFALRHSGYQSGHQSGQAANRQSLTLTLGIVSLSTAALTVLLGTLYPLLYELSGLGKISVGAPYFNSVFVPLVWLAALLMGWRWFGSASQRWLAAALAMLLPLGLIATERPDSDIWALLGMSAACWLILAELSLWRQARKRPGSRARLAHIGVAISILGATFVSQYETEAVLRMGPDTGKTITSLGGDYSFVYRETARVETRAFQAIEGQIELLNAEGERILWLLPQRQSFKSNGMEMSQAGISHGLWQDFYVSMGQKLDENTYLIRLSIKPLVSWIWLGGALMMLAVLLPVLIRCLALAGRRVTAGAKGCSARPSTQAVHSSPPAISGEVL, encoded by the coding sequence ATGCTTGCCGAAATCGGACACTATCTGCTTATTCTCGCCACTACAGTGGGGCTGGGAGGCGGCTGCCTGATGGTCAGTGGCCAATGGCAACCCAGATACACCCGCTACTTATGTCAGCTGTCCCAGACGCTGGCCTGGATGGGTGCGACGCTGTGGCTGGGTGCCATGCTGATATTGGCGCTGTGCTTCCTCACAGATGACTTTTCGGTGGCCTATGTGGCCAACCATTCCAACTCTGGGCTGCCACCGGTTTTCAAGGTGGCAGCACTTTGGGGCAGCCATGAGGGCTCACTGCTGCTATGGGCTGGCTTGCTTGGGCTGTTTGCGGTGATGTTTTTCAAATCCCAGCCAGGGTTGGGGCTAAGCCAATGGCTGCTGGCCGGTTTCGGCCTGGTGATAGTGTTTTCGGCCAACCCCTTTGCCCGATTACTGCCGGGGGTGCCAGCCGAAGGCCGTGACCTTAACCCGGTATTGCAGGATATAGGGCTGATTTTGCACCCGCCGATGCTGTTTATCGGTTATGTGTTTTTATGCCTGATTTTTGTGGCCGTGCTGGCCGCGCTTTGGCAACCACCCACGGCGGCGCAGCAGCCAGCGGCACGCAAACAACTGCGTACCCTGACCCTGCTTGGCTGGCTGTTTTTGACCGGTGGCAATGTGCTGGGGTCCTGGTGGGCCTATAACGAGCTTGGCTGGGGCGGTTGGTGGTTTTGGGATCCGGTTGAAAACGCAGCCTTTATCCCCTGGCTGCTGACCACTGCGCTGCTGCACAGCCTTTGTGGCAAGGGCGTATCTGTAACCGGACGCGCTATTCAGCTGCTGGCCATTGCCGCCTTTGGTACCTGTTTGCTGGGCAGCTTTTTGGTGCGCTCCGGCATAGTGCAATCTGTGCATGCCTTTGCCAGCTCCCCGGAGCGCGGTACGAGTCTGCTGGCGCTGATTGGCGCCTGTCTCATACCTGCACTGTGGTTATTTGCCCTGCGCCATTCTGGCTATCAATCCGGTCATCAATCCGGGCAAGCCGCGAACCGGCAATCGCTGACCTTGACCCTCGGCATCGTCAGCCTCAGCACAGCGGCGCTGACCGTACTGCTTGGCACCCTGTATCCGCTGCTTTATGAACTGAGCGGCCTTGGCAAAATTTCCGTGGGCGCCCCCTACTTCAACAGTGTGTTTGTGCCGCTGGTGTGGCTGGCGGCCCTGCTGATGGGCTGGCGCTGGTTTGGCTCGGCATCCCAGCGATGGCTGGCCGCCGCACTGGCGATGCTCTTGCCGCTTGGCTTGATAGCCACTGAGCGGCCGGACTCTGATATCTGGGCGCTGCTTGGCATGAGCGCCGCCTGCTGGCTAATCCTTGCCGAGCTGTCGTTGTGGCGCCAGGCCCGCAAACGCCCGGGCTCCCGGGCGCGACTGGCCCACATTGGCGTAGCTATCAGCATCCTTGGCGCCACCTTTGTCAGTCAGTACGAAACCGAAGCCGTGCTGCGAATGGGGCCGGACACAGGCAAAACCATCACCAGTCTGGGCGGCGACTACAGCTTTGTTTACCGCGAAACCGCCCGGGTGGAAACCCGCGCCTTCCAAGCCATTGAAGGCCAAATTGAGCTGCTCAATGCCGAAGGCGAGCGCATCCTGTGGCTGCTGCCACAGCGTCAAAGCTTCAAAAGCAATGGCATGGAAATGTCCCAGGCAGGCATCAGCCATGGTCTGTGGCAGGACTTTTATGTGTCCATGGGGCAGAAACTCGATGAAAACACCTATCTCATCCGCCTGTCCATCAAGCCGCTGGTGAGCTGGATATGGCTGGGCGGCGCCTTGATGATGCTGGCGGTACTGCTGCCAGTTCTGATCAGGTGTCTGGCGCTTGCCGGCCGGCGAGTCACCGCAGGCGCAAAGGGCTGCTCAGCGCGCCCTTCAACACAGGCCGTGCACTCTTCACCACCAGCCATATCCGGGGAGGTTTTATGA
- a CDS encoding rhodanese-like domain-containing protein, giving the protein MRNPSLYLWPALLALGAPFVLTSECQAGGGGELKPAVRYEAELNQISMMEAESLLGQPNVHFFDVNTLEIWADGYLPGAVFFNVRDWQKLLPANKSATLVFYCANRLCTASVLAAREVMKLGYTDVRQMPDGVYGWRISGRPVEKP; this is encoded by the coding sequence ATGCGAAACCCAAGCCTGTATCTGTGGCCGGCGCTGCTGGCGCTTGGCGCCCCCTTTGTCCTGACCAGTGAGTGTCAGGCAGGCGGTGGCGGCGAGCTTAAACCCGCAGTGCGCTACGAGGCCGAGCTTAACCAGATCTCCATGATGGAGGCCGAGTCACTGCTCGGTCAGCCCAATGTGCACTTCTTCGATGTGAACACCCTGGAAATCTGGGCCGATGGCTACCTGCCCGGCGCCGTGTTTTTCAACGTGCGCGACTGGCAGAAGCTGCTGCCCGCAAACAAGAGCGCCACTCTGGTGTTCTATTGCGCCAACCGCCTGTGCACCGCCAGCGTGCTGGCTGCGCGGGAAGTGATGAAGCTTGGCTACACAGATGTGCGCCAGATGCCTGACGGGGTCTATGGCTGGCGCATTTCCGGCAGGCCGGTGGAAAAGCCCTGA
- a CDS encoding cytochrome c-type biogenesis protein — translation MKLLFLPLMLFMLLAMAPQQSACAAQGHAVASSKGTDRLSLAMDIAKELRCPMATNQNLFESETAIASELKAQIYLMLEQGQSREQILDFMTQRYGEQIRYQPKLTLGTALLWGAPVLLFLGLILLALRPNFTRLTRTQ, via the coding sequence ATGAAGTTGCTGTTTTTGCCGCTGATGTTATTCATGTTGCTGGCAATGGCGCCGCAGCAAAGCGCCTGTGCCGCCCAGGGCCATGCTGTGGCCAGCTCAAAGGGTACAGATAGGCTCAGCCTCGCCATGGATATCGCCAAAGAACTGCGCTGCCCCATGGCCACCAATCAGAATCTGTTTGAGTCGGAAACCGCTATTGCCAGCGAACTCAAGGCACAGATTTACCTGATGCTGGAACAGGGTCAGAGCCGCGAGCAAATTCTCGATTTTATGACCCAAAGATACGGTGAGCAGATCCGTTATCAGCCCAAACTCACCCTCGGCACAGCGCTGCTGTGGGGCGCGCCTGTGCTGCTGTTTTTGGGGCTGATATTACTGGCCCTGAGGCCCAACTTCACCCGGCTCACCCGAACCCAATAA
- a CDS encoding nitrous oxide reductase accessory protein NosL — protein sequence MKKLLIAALIPLLSACFSDVTATDLRPEPLHDHDRCHLCGMMITKYPGPKGQVILNDGETRPRFCSSRDMFNYVLQPENGRRTLALFVHDMGATNWETPDDSTFIDAKSAFYVYGTSKKAVMGPAVAPFASREAAEKFAADFGGRVLGFDDITLELLKGED from the coding sequence ATGAAAAAACTGCTGATTGCTGCCCTTATCCCTTTGCTCAGTGCCTGTTTTTCTGATGTCACCGCCACCGATCTGCGCCCCGAGCCATTGCACGACCATGACCGCTGCCACCTGTGCGGCATGATGATCACCAAGTACCCCGGCCCCAAGGGGCAGGTGATACTGAATGACGGCGAGACCCGTCCGCGTTTCTGCTCCAGCCGCGACATGTTCAACTATGTGCTGCAGCCTGAGAATGGCCGCCGTACCCTGGCGTTGTTTGTCCACGACATGGGCGCAACCAACTGGGAAACGCCGGACGACAGCACTTTTATCGACGCCAAGAGCGCCTTTTATGTGTATGGCACCAGCAAGAAGGCGGTTATGGGCCCGGCAGTGGCGCCCTTTGCCAGCCGTGAAGCGGCCGAGAAGTTTGCCGCCGACTTTGGTGGCCGGGTGCTTGGCTTCGATGACATCACCCTCGAGCTGCTCAAAGGCGAGGATTGA
- a CDS encoding FKBP-type peptidyl-prolyl cis-trans isomerase: protein MKSIQFKFKTLTLALSGVCLSLSVAAADAPADESYALGASVGSYVSNQLYQHAELGENAEVAKVIEGFVDALKNQSKLSDDVIVGLLNDRAERLNTARDAKLAELAAEQKARSEAFLASNASNAKVTTLESGVQLEMLSEGKGEQPKPEDVVTVKYRGTLSDGREFENTGDTPARFALMTVIPGLEQGIRQLREGGKAKILIPADLAYGKDGAGVIPPEAAVMFELELVKVEQPGKGDHGAMMGMGH from the coding sequence ATGAAATCAATCCAGTTCAAATTTAAAACCCTCACCCTGGCCCTGTCTGGAGTGTGTCTTTCACTGTCTGTTGCTGCCGCCGATGCCCCTGCGGATGAGTCCTATGCGCTGGGCGCCTCTGTGGGCAGCTATGTGTCCAATCAGCTCTATCAACATGCCGAACTTGGTGAAAACGCCGAGGTGGCCAAGGTGATTGAAGGCTTCGTCGATGCCCTCAAAAACCAAAGCAAACTCAGCGATGACGTCATTGTTGGCCTTTTGAACGACAGAGCCGAGCGGCTGAACACTGCCCGTGACGCCAAACTGGCCGAGCTTGCCGCCGAGCAAAAGGCCCGCAGCGAGGCGTTTTTGGCCTCCAACGCAAGCAACGCTAAGGTCACCACCCTGGAGTCTGGGGTGCAGCTGGAGATGCTCAGCGAAGGTAAGGGTGAGCAGCCCAAGCCTGAGGATGTGGTCACAGTGAAATACCGCGGCACCTTAAGCGACGGCAGGGAGTTTGAGAACACCGGCGACACCCCGGCACGCTTTGCGCTGATGACGGTGATCCCGGGGCTCGAGCAGGGTATCCGTCAGCTGCGCGAAGGCGGCAAGGCGAAAATCCTGATCCCCGCCGACCTCGCCTACGGCAAGGACGGTGCCGGAGTCATTCCGCCCGAGGCAGCGGTGATGTTCGAACTTGAACTGGTCAAAGTCGAACAGCCTGGCAAGGGTGACCACGGCGCCATGATGGGCATGGGTCACTGA
- the nosD gene encoding nitrous oxide reductase family maturation protein NosD codes for MATRQGGLLALGLSLSFGLLLPFYLSADERASGIPTATPASFRVMLAQKPATLLLDEGRYACGDTIDFPIDLIAQTPGKVLFDCGGVGSGLIIAASDITLDGIQFRGVGGSLLSRDAAVQLLPGAHRVTLANLNIEAAGYGIHAEDADFIEVHHSRIRGDASLHLLDRGDGIHLKGGKGARIAHNRISEVRDGIYLESTQGSEVIANRMNSLQYAVHTMYSRGERISRNWAEDVLGGYALMSSQALQLAENAVHNAVDFGVLLNVTEDAHVRGNLVKGSTAKAETSLGASMEIFSVGKGLFIYDAKNNLIENNHFIDGDVGVAIAMGAEANRFHGNVIAGNGEELRYTGTVAMDWSEQGRGNFWGGHSGLDLDGNGIGDAPYRPNDRFDRLFLIYPEARRLMQSPLVMLLKSMSEALALERGEGVTDPYPLMSAPPLTLHTQVQAQVQHDDEQPPSSLPVTEYRHAD; via the coding sequence ATGGCAACCCGGCAGGGGGGCTTGTTGGCGCTTGGCCTGAGCTTGTCCTTTGGTCTGCTGTTGCCTTTTTACCTAAGCGCTGACGAGAGGGCTTCAGGCATCCCCACAGCCACCCCGGCAAGTTTCAGGGTGATGTTGGCGCAAAAGCCTGCAACTCTGCTGCTTGATGAGGGCCGCTACGCCTGCGGCGATACCATCGACTTCCCAATTGATCTTATCGCCCAAACCCCGGGCAAGGTGCTGTTTGACTGCGGCGGTGTCGGCTCGGGGCTCATTATCGCCGCGAGCGATATAACCCTGGATGGCATCCAGTTTCGCGGCGTCGGCGGCTCGCTTCTGAGTCGTGACGCTGCGGTGCAACTGCTGCCCGGTGCCCATAGAGTGACGCTCGCCAATCTCAATATCGAGGCCGCAGGCTACGGTATTCATGCAGAAGATGCTGATTTTATTGAGGTTCACCACAGCCGCATTCGCGGTGATGCCAGTTTGCACCTGCTCGATAGGGGCGATGGCATTCATCTGAAAGGCGGTAAGGGGGCGCGCATAGCCCATAACCGCATCAGCGAGGTGCGTGACGGCATTTACCTTGAAAGCACCCAGGGCAGTGAAGTGATTGCCAACCGTATGAATTCGTTGCAATACGCCGTGCACACCATGTACAGCCGAGGTGAGCGGATAAGTCGCAATTGGGCTGAGGATGTGCTCGGTGGCTATGCGCTGATGAGTTCACAGGCGCTGCAACTTGCCGAAAACGCAGTGCATAACGCCGTCGATTTTGGGGTGCTTTTGAATGTCACCGAGGACGCCCATGTACGCGGCAATCTGGTGAAGGGCAGCACGGCTAAAGCTGAAACCAGCCTGGGCGCCAGCATGGAAATTTTCAGTGTCGGCAAGGGGCTTTTTATCTACGATGCCAAAAACAATCTGATTGAAAATAATCACTTTATTGATGGCGATGTCGGCGTTGCCATTGCCATGGGGGCGGAGGCAAACCGCTTTCATGGCAATGTTATCGCGGGCAATGGCGAGGAGCTGCGCTACACGGGCACAGTCGCCATGGACTGGAGTGAGCAGGGGCGGGGCAATTTCTGGGGTGGGCATTCGGGTCTGGATCTCGACGGCAATGGCATAGGTGATGCGCCTTATCGGCCAAACGATCGCTTCGATCGGCTGTTTCTCATCTACCCCGAAGCCAGACGGTTGATGCAAAGCCCACTGGTTATGCTGCTTAAGTCCATGTCCGAAGCGCTGGCGCTGGAGCGGGGAGAAGGAGTGACCGACCCCTATCCGCTGATGAGCGCGCCGCCGCTGACCTTGCATACTCAAGTTCAAGCTCAAGTTCAACATGATGATGAGCAGCCTCCATCTTCCCTTCCCGTCACGGAGTATCGCCATGCTGATTGA
- a CDS encoding ATP-binding cassette domain-containing protein, with amino-acid sequence MLIDAQQLGYCRPARGQSLTARLFKARRASATSALDGVSFTLEAGELLALVGHNGAGKSTLIKLLLGLIAPTSGRLQVLGQTPRRGMAGVGYLPEHCRLYPRLCAAELLSLFARAKGASKTEVDELIDAFRLQAILHQPSMSLSKGQLQRLALALALLGKPGLLLLDEPTTGLDPGACDFMYQRLDALKRGGTGLVICSHDLALLEPRCNKALFIGAGKQQAFGCIEEFVSQSGGLRQAYSRLMAPLAMGEMG; translated from the coding sequence ATGCTGATTGATGCGCAGCAACTGGGTTATTGCAGGCCAGCACGCGGCCAGTCCCTGACGGCACGGCTGTTTAAGGCCCGCCGCGCCAGCGCGACCAGTGCCCTCGACGGGGTGAGCTTTACCCTTGAGGCCGGTGAACTGCTGGCTCTCGTTGGTCATAACGGCGCCGGTAAATCCACCCTGATAAAGCTGCTGCTGGGGCTGATTGCGCCAACCAGTGGCCGTCTTCAGGTGCTGGGGCAAACGCCCCGGCGTGGCATGGCCGGGGTTGGTTATCTGCCGGAGCATTGCAGGCTCTACCCCAGGCTGTGCGCCGCTGAGTTGTTGTCGCTGTTTGCCCGTGCCAAAGGTGCATCCAAAACCGAGGTTGATGAGCTTATCGACGCCTTCAGGCTGCAAGCCATTTTGCATCAGCCGAGTATGAGCCTGTCGAAGGGGCAGTTGCAGCGCCTGGCGCTGGCCTTGGCGCTCCTTGGCAAACCCGGGTTATTGCTGCTTGATGAACCCACCACCGGGCTTGACCCCGGCGCCTGCGATTTTATGTATCAGCGGCTGGATGCGCTTAAGCGAGGCGGCACCGGCCTGGTGATTTGCAGCCATGATTTGGCGCTGCTTGAACCCAGGTGCAACAAAGCGCTGTTTATCGGCGCAGGCAAGCAGCAGGCGTTTGGCTGCATTGAAGAATTTGTGAGCCAATCGGGCGGTTTGCGGCAGGCTTACAGCCGCTTGATGGCACCTTTGGCGATGGGGGAGATGGGCTGA
- the nrfD gene encoding NrfD/PsrC family molybdoenzyme membrane anchor subunit has translation MDGSIAFTLGLSEGVAWPWPIAVYLFFAGISGGALTIALGLRLYKGQSGNTPLLKAASITALVTIGLGMLCLVLDLTNPLFFWRILVFYNLNSVMSIGVIALCAYMPLLALVCLIALKEELKYLPMGAMLTGIAARLEGQRRPMEIALLVLAVSVCAYTGFLISALIRFPIINTSVLPALFVASGLSAGAAAAKMVAVRFFNEDLHSSDMKLLHGAEWPIMAAEALFLFMIIVSLATGNAGAQMAFAAFNGGDWSMLFWLGVVGVGFVLPLLLNFATGKRFSHSAQAFYLGGLCAVSGMMCLRLFILYAGQSYAI, from the coding sequence ATGGACGGAAGCATTGCTTTTACCCTCGGGCTGTCTGAAGGGGTCGCCTGGCCCTGGCCCATCGCGGTGTACCTGTTTTTCGCCGGGATCTCCGGTGGCGCCCTGACCATTGCTCTGGGGCTTAGGCTCTACAAGGGCCAGAGCGGCAACACGCCACTGCTGAAGGCGGCCAGCATTACCGCGCTGGTCACCATAGGTCTGGGGATGTTGTGTCTGGTGCTGGATTTGACCAACCCGCTGTTTTTCTGGCGAATTCTGGTGTTCTACAACCTGAACTCGGTCATGTCCATCGGGGTGATTGCCCTGTGCGCCTATATGCCGCTGCTGGCGTTGGTGTGTTTGATTGCCCTGAAAGAAGAGCTTAAGTACCTGCCCATGGGCGCCATGCTCACCGGCATTGCTGCCAGGCTTGAAGGTCAGCGCCGGCCGATGGAAATCGCGCTCTTGGTACTCGCGGTATCCGTGTGTGCCTACACCGGCTTTCTGATCTCGGCGCTTATTCGCTTCCCCATCATCAACACCTCGGTACTGCCGGCGCTGTTTGTGGCATCCGGTCTGTCGGCGGGTGCGGCGGCGGCCAAGATGGTGGCGGTGCGCTTCTTCAATGAAGATTTGCACAGCAGTGACATGAAGCTCTTACATGGTGCCGAGTGGCCGATTATGGCCGCCGAAGCCCTGTTCCTGTTCATGATCATAGTGTCGCTCGCCACAGGTAATGCCGGTGCCCAGATGGCCTTTGCCGCCTTTAACGGCGGTGACTGGTCGATGCTGTTCTGGCTTGGTGTGGTTGGGGTCGGCTTTGTGCTGCCGCTGCTGCTTAACTTCGCCACCGGCAAACGCTTCAGCCACTCTGCCCAGGCGTTTTACCTGGGTGGGCTGTGTGCGGTCAGCGGCATGATGTGTCTCAGGCTCTTCATCCTGTATGCGGGCCAAAGCTATGCGATCTGA